A DNA window from Pogona vitticeps strain Pit_001003342236 chromosome 2, PviZW2.1, whole genome shotgun sequence contains the following coding sequences:
- the LOC144587068 gene encoding uncharacterized protein LOC144587068 codes for MGSGKPTVPKDAPTAPPVLPPPQPAEECPPAPKKTPSGPKVPRPPSSPYHSEEEHPGEESSDAEGDTESEVSLEVPIPGEPLPPEAANLKPSSPSEDFSSYTQMVGRGKEARDIRQLCLDTHAEALTVSKYQRLAAHHVAEATSKNFASLITLRRHAWLRSANIVEDIKTRVENLPFDATGLFSQNTDENLENLHKSKKTAKSYSVQTAPRQSKPQWRPKYTTQSYQQPSTSTYRPYGGNSSQRPPQASSSSSAAFRSQPSHSNRQGDTSPRPTPNNSGLGVDLPPRPGLPPIDSVEDIPSIMEVLDKARKPSTMRLYQHKWQGFLKFTTERGLQASPVSLSTLLLYLRHLFDLGLTKSTLKVYTSAIVTFQPKGSQSSRWFSHPTVKAFFRGLSNMRPPVRRPLPQWSLQTVLHSLVRPPFEPMATCDLKFLSLKTLFLVAITSARRASELAALRADSPYLQFFKDKVVLYPDVSFLPKVVSDFHVNQPLLLPTLFSEPSSDIERTLHCLDVRRALSFYISRTKDFRKVQRLFLCYYGQRKGTAASTSTLFRWLVSTTSLAYELQHKPLPENLRAHSTRAVATSTALLRGVDIPDICRAATWSSVSTFIKHYRLDLRAKNETRFGRAILTSLLQ; via the exons ACCGCCTGTCTTGCCGCCTCCACAACCTGCAGAGGAGTGTCCTCCGGCCCCGAAAAAGACGCCTTCGGGGCCGAAAGTACCTCGTCCTCCATCCTCCCCATACCATTCGGAGGAGGAGCATCCCGGAGAGGAATCTTCCGATGCGGAAGGCGACACCGAGTCGGAGGTGTCCTTAGAAGTCCCAATccctggggaacctttgcctCCAGAGGCAGCTAACTTAAAACCATCCTCTCCTTCGGAAGATTTCTCTTCCTACACTCAAATGGTTGGCC gagggaaggaagctcgAGATATTAGACAGCTCTGTCTGGATACTCATGCGGAAGCTCTCACAGTATCTAAATACCAACGGCTAGCCGCCCACCATGTAGCAGAGGCCACGTCCAAGAATTTTGCCTCCCTTATCACTCtgagaaggcatgcttggctgcgctcagccaACATTGTGGAGGACATTAAGACTAGAGTAGAAAACCTGCCTTTTGATGCCACAGGCCTCTTCAGCCAAAAtactgatgagaacctggaaaacttacataaaagtaagaaaacggCTAAATCATACTCGGTGCAAACTGCACCTAGACAATCCAAACCTCAGTGGCGTCCAAAGTACACCACCCAGTCTTACCAACAGCCTTCCACCAGTACTTACCGTCCTTACGGGGGCAATTCTTCCCAACGCCCTCctcaggcttcttcctcttcatctgctgCTTTCAGATCCCAACCGTCTC acagcaatcGACAAGGTGACACTTCCCCTCGTCCCACACCTAataactcaggactcggggtcgatcttccacccagacctggactccctccaattgacagcgtggaggatatcccatcaataatggaagttcttgacaaggcaagaaagccttctaccatgcggctctatcaacacaagtggcaaggttTTCTCAAATTCACTACAgagcggggtttacaagcatctcccgtctctttatctacattgctactgtatctcagacacctgtttgatcttggtttaaccaagtctaccttaaaggtgtacacctcagccattgtaactttccaaccAAAGGGGtctcaatcctccagatggttttcccatccgacggtgaaagctttctttagaggtctgtccaacatgagaccccctgtgagacggccattacctcagtggtctttacagacagtactgcactcactggttcgtcccccctttgagccaatggctacctgtgacctgaagtttttatccctgaaaactttgttccttgtggcaatcacttctgcccgtagggctagtgaattggcggctctccgggctgattccccttacctccaatttttcaaggacaaggtggtattatacccagatgtttctttcctccccaaggtggtgtcggactttcatgtcaaccaacctctgttgctACCTACTCTTTTTTCTGAACCCTCTTCAGATATTGAGCGCACGCTCCACTGTTTGGACGTTCGTCGTGCATTATCCTTTTATATctcaaggaccaaggacttcaggaaagtccagagactgttcttgtgttattatggccaacgtaaagggactgctgcttcgacgtcgaccctgttcagatggttggtttccaccacttcgttggcctatgagttgcagcacaaacctctccctgaaaacctgcgtgctcattctacACGAGCTGTTGCCACgtccacggccctgctgcgaggggtagacatccccgacatatgtagagcagctacctggtccagtgtatcGACCTTCATCAAACACTAtagactggacctcagggccaagaatgagaccagattcgggagggctatccttacatcactgctgcagtga